The region ATTAGCTTGACAGAAAACATAAGGGCAAAATATTTAGAGACCCCCGCCGAGCAGCAAATTCGGCCTAAAACGCCAAAGTGAGCGCATGAGTTCTGGCTTGATTGGAATATTCCAGAGTGCTTTGCATTTGACCTACATTGTTAAATCAGTCAGAGTTAGTGGTATTACACTCGCTAAGCCAGAAATACatcattaaaatgctttttctctTGCTTGGCTTACACGAGACAAAGAGCAAAGAACTAATGCTTCCATGCACATAGGCCGCGGGGCAGACGCAATGCCGCCAGGGTGGTTGGGTGCGTCTAaaacctttttctctcttccccgcCCGCAGGACACGGACCTGATCATGACCTTCAACATCTCCATGCACCGCTCCTGGTGGATGGAGAACGGGCCCGGCTGCAAGGTCACCCCAGTGACCCCCCCGCCCTCGTGGGCTCCGGAGGACCACCGCTACATCAGCATCGCCGGCTGTGCGTTGGAGTACCAGTACGTGGAGGTGGCACACAGCTCCGTGCAGATCGTCCTAGCCGTGAGTGTCCCCATCCCTCACCCCCGCCCTGCCCCCAGACCCACCCGCTCCACTCCCCCTGCCTCCCGCAAACCCAGGTGCCTCGTTTCGAGAGGACTGAAAGCAGTGCATGGAGCACCCGGGTTAGAAACCGCTTTCGAACGCTCCGTTTCTTGCCAGCGATGCGTTCACAGGCCCCGCTTGGACCACGGACAAACGGAGGACGTGTTCTCACCTCCAAACCAATTCcctctggggaaaaaaatcccttttttttttacccccttCACATATTGTAATGTGTTACAAGACCAGGCCTAACCAATCCTCAGGAGCTTTTTCCATTTCATGCTATTTACAAAGTCAGCGTGGGAGCTGAGAGGGCGTGCGAGATGACGTTGAGATTCACACTCCAGGCAGCGGTTTATTAATAGGAACCTGTCGTGTTCCTTACCTCTGAGTGTCCAATCTCCTTCATTCACTCATGATACCTGCCTCCAGTCCTCCTGCACTCAGCAGCTGTTATTCGCACCCGAACCCTTCGCATCCCCATTTTCGCGTCCCACCACGCCTCTCGCCTCCACCTCCCCCGGCGTCCGATTGGCCGCCGCATCATGCCATGAGTTGCTCTGTGATCGTTTGTCGCAGCACGGGCGCGCTTCTGCTCCCAGTCGGACCGCATTAAAATGCGAGGAGGCCCGGGCTTCTGTTGGCTGTAGCGTGCTTTAATACGCCAGCCGTGAGCGCGTCAGAGGCCGGTGGGGGGACTTTACCACTGCCGCCCATAAACAGCCGTACCTGCACACAGCCAGGCGGGAGCTGTGTTCGGCTGGTATTTATAGCTTGTGCTGCTCGAACAGCTAATGGCCCTGCAGAGATCTTATATCAGAAGATAGCGGAGGAGAAAAGCAGCTTCTTGCCTGCGTGAGCGCTCAGACTGAGAGCCTGTTGGGAGCTTTTAGTGGTTTCGCGGGCCGCATCCCCTGGGATAAGaataagctgtgtgtgtgcgtgtgtgtgcgcgtgtgcatgtgtgtgtgtgtgttaatgcatatggctgtgcacatttgtcagtgcatgtctgtgtgaatgtctgagtgaatgtgtacatgcatacgtggatgtgtgtgtgtatatgtaactgaacgcgtatatgtgtgtgtataagcatgtatgtgtgtgtgtgtgtgtgtgcacatggaggtgactgaatatgcatgtgtacatgcatgagtgtatgtgtaagtgtgagtatatacatgtgagtgtgggtaagtgtgtgcgtgATCTCACTATATGCCAGCGTTCGGAGGTACACAGCCCTGCGCGTTCCGAGGTAGACGGCCCTGCGCGTTCCGAGGTAGACGGCCCTGCGCGTACCGAGGCAGGCGGCCCTGCGCGTTCCGAGGCAGGCGGCCCTGTGCGTTCCGAGGTAGGCGGCCCTGTGCGTTCCGAGGTAGGCGGCCTTGCGCGTTCCGAGGTAGACGCCCCTGCGCGTTCCGAGGTAGACGCCCCTGCGCGTTCCGAGGTAGGCGGCCCTGCGCGTTCCGAGGTAGGCGGCCCTGCGCGTTCTGAGGTAGACGGCCCTACGTGTTCCGAGGTACGTGGCCCTGCGCATTCCGAGGTAGACGGCCCCGTGTGTCTCTAGTGCGCCTTTAACTCTCAGCCCTTCCTGGTAATTACAGTGCTGGGGCTCCCAGCCCGCGCACCACCAAGCCCGccaagcaccccccccccctttcacaGCAGCTTAATGTATGCCATGTAATTAGGGGAATGAAACATGTTTATAAAACAGATCTGTGTGTTGTGCTATGGAAATGATAATGTGGAAGCTCCCATCTTTCCCTGGGGAGAGTCGGTCCTCTGTGCCTGGATGAGAGGCCTGAACCGTTCTCTGCACCACAGTTTCAACAGCTCGGTTCTCGGTCTTCTCCCGAACACCTGCGCACGGCCCACACGTAGGCACTTGCTCGTCCGCTtaacactctctcacaaacgATGAAACGCCCATTACACCACCATTATACAGTTGGGAAAATTGTACTGGTTACTGATTTGTCCATACCTAGGAAATGAACTACTTGCAGGTGACACAGACAATACTGTACTCCTTACTGCCATTCGCGAATGCTTTTCAGTTCCATGTACCCGTTTGGAAGGTTTCTGTAGGGATCTGTTTCTTCAGAAGTAATAATGGCTGAATCAGTTTCAAGACACTAACCTTGGAAATGGCTTCAGTTATTCCGAAGCCTCCCATCAATAAGTTATTAAGTTATGTTCGCTGTCAAATCTCCAAATATAAAAAGGGGCACAGCTGTTGCACCTTGTAATTTGCGTTCCCATCCTGTTGCCTGCAGAATGGAACGCAGGTGTGTGCCCTCGGGTTTCCTCAGCACATTTGGATGAGAGAATAAGGCTTCTGCTTAGAGTTTGTCATGTAAGAACTGGCCAGAGTTATTGCCCAATAACATTTATCCTCCCAAACACCAACCTGTTCCGCTGGGCTGACGTAAGAGAGCTCCTGCTGGCAGGATCAATATGACAGTGATTGAATTAAGttctttgtgaaacattgaaagGGACAAGGcactcgtgtgtgtgcacgcgcgtgtgtgtgtgtgtgtgtgtgtgtgtgtgtgtgtgtgtgtacacgtgtgtgtgtgtgcgcgcgaaaGTCTGTGGGCTCCAAATCTGTGGTGGGAGAGTGAAGCCCCTACAGTGAAGAGTGAAGCCCCTGGTGCTGTTTAAAATGCAGGCTTAGTCTTTTTTGTTGAAATTTACAGTTTTGCTTGCTGGAAGAATTTGGCTGAGAGCTTGTGGGAGCAGTATACACTTACGGATTGATGATGCTGATTTTcccttggtttgtttgtgtgtgcgtgcgtgcacgtgcgcatatgtgtgtgtgtgtgtgtgtgtgtgtgtgtgtctctgtgtgtgtaatttaatcAACAGTCATTTCATGAGAGCTTACCCCTAATGCCTTTCCTTTTAGAATCAGCCAGATAACGAAACAGTTGTATCATGATATATTTTTAAGAATCAAAAACTTTATTTCCTTGTCTTTATAAGACCAGATGTCAAGGCTCAAGGGTGTGTTTTTAAGGTGTGGTGCAAGCATGTAGCCACCAGCTGCCACCCATGTCAGGTCCTGCTCCACACAGGAACCACAGGCATCAGATATctaaatagcaaaaataaaaaacagttcGTAGATTAAACATTCTCAATATCTTTAAGAAGAGCTAGCTAATGACATGTTTAGTTAAATTGGGCATGTAGGAGCCAAGAGCAACATGGACTGGGTCCCCAAAGGCTGATATAGAAAACCACCGGCCTAGATGAGACCTCCGAGATGTCAAAGGTGTATTTCCAATGTTCCCTCCCTAGTGACTCTTTCACCTCAAAACATCTTCCTCTTCCAGTGCCCCTTAAACACCCAGCACCTTGATTCGAGCTCTTCGTCTAAGTGGTGATCTGAGAAGAGCTAGGAATTGATTTTCCCAATGCCTTCGGAAACCCATTAAGATGACAGCTTCTCTGCAAGTGGCTTTGTTTGGTAAGGGAGGTCACGATGAAGCAGCTCAGGATTTAGCTGCAGCACGAGGCAGCACAGTCGCCTGGCCTGGCCCGGCCTGGCCCCGCCCCGCCCTGCCTCACAGTCTCTCACGGGCTAAACCAGGGACTGCATGTGTTCCATCAAATGCATAGGCAGCGGTGTCACGCCTTTGACCCACAAGTGATTAGACCCGGAATGACTGCCTTTTGTTTCCTTGTGTGGGGAATGAGGGtgctgagaagaaaaaaacagctcatttattatcttgtttttgaccaatgAATAAGTGGCTGCTTGATCAACAGACAatctctcccccctttctctctctctctctctctctctctctctctctctctctctctctctctctcgctctctctccccctgtctttCTGAAGCACCCAACTGATCTACAAATTTCGGTTGTCTCTTCTTTCGTTAGCGGGCAGTCACCTGACAGCATACAAAGTGCTCAAGTAATAATTTCTTAtctcatttttattaatgactATAACCCCTGAGGTTAATTCATTGCGCTGCTACGGGGAGAGACAGGCCGCAGCGAAGGGAACTTTTGCGTGTCGTACCCCGACGATAGCTCGATCCTTTTTCTCCACCGCCTCCACTGACGCGCGGAAAGATAATTACAGGGATCACAGAGGGAACGTCTGGGGCGGCTCCGCCGTGTTCCCCCTCTGACCCGCCCCCACCGCGCAGTGGGCGGGCCATGATGGAGGCCCCGCCCCACAGCCGTTGCTTTTTccccagcagagcagcagcgCAGCACCCTCGGTTAATGAGGTTCTGCCGCGGCTCGCGATGGATACGAAGGCCCGGGCTATTCATTTCCACGCAGCTCAGACATTAGTGAGGCTGCACGCATCATTACGCCACGAGGAAGCGTCAGGCCGAAAGTAATTAAACAGAGCTGCATGATAATAGGAAGCCCACCGAGCGAGCTGATGTAGGAATCCGACTATGATCTTTTTGTGataatctctctcttttctcttcccgACGCTCGATcttgctctcttgctctttttctccctctgtctctccctcttgtttctctctccttttctctctctctctatctctctctctctttctattcactctttttctgtcttctctgtctcctctttctctctttcttttgctttgtcatttgggCAGAGCTCTTATGAATCTCAGCGTCGTAATCCCAAGCTGCTCGGGAGAAGATGACCTCAGGGTCAGCCTTACACAGGCCTTATCAGCTCCTGCTGCCACAAAGTCCCAGCGTCACAACTGAATATGCAAGCAGAACAAGCCAATGTCCTCTCTGataggagacacacacacacacacgcacacacacacacccagccattAAATGTCCCCATCCCCAAGGGCGGACGTACAGACGGGACCATCCTGCCCCCATCATGGCAGCGTTTGGGAGCGTCTTCGGTTCCGGTCTGCCGACAGTGTCGGTTGCCAAATCCCACGCTGAGTGATGTTTGGATAGCGGTGTTCTGAGAGCTGTGGGACCCCTTCGCTGTTCCGCTCGGCGTAACCCGACCACAGCTGCTGCCCTCCACCCCACCAGCTCGGGGAGTCATTAACACGTTAAtttacttggggggggggggggttttcgGAAGGAATTCGGCGGAACTCCTGCATCCGCTGACGCTGTCTTGCTGTTACCACTAGTAAtgagcagtgcattgtgggttagcaagggagagagatggaggtgcattgtgggattgcctggggagagacagagagagggggcggaGGCAGAGGCAGTCGGACCGTTAACGCTTTCCCCCCGAGTGACCCGTGCCAGGGCTCTCTTCGCCTCCTGCCTCGTGCACTCGTGAGATCTGAGCGTGTTGCTATGCACCAGTGTCCGCGGTCTGACCGCATTACGCTGCCCTAACCATCCGGGCAGGAAATGGGACCCGCACCAAAAACGAGAGGCCTCCACTGCTCAGAAAACAAACGGACTGTAATATCCTCCCTCTGTGCGGTTCTGCCGAGCGGCTGCCTCTTGCTCGTCTGCGCCAGCCTGCCCCCCAGGCACAGAGCGCTGTTCCCGGGCAGATTTCTCCTTCGCACCGAGCCGGAGCGAAGGGAGAATGCGCCGGCAGCCGGCGTCTACCCCCTGTGCCTCCCCTCccaccctccttctctctccctcttttttcctctctcttgctttccctTTTTcgctttcctctttttctctccctcgtGCACACACCTCTCTGCAGCGAGAGGCGGGGGCCCTTCCTATGCCTGGATGCGCCAGCAAATGAGCTGAGTCCAGGAGCAGCAGTGCTGTATCCAAGCCTAGCGCTCCGCCTGGGCCCCT is a window of Electrophorus electricus isolate fEleEle1 chromosome 3, fEleEle1.pri, whole genome shotgun sequence DNA encoding:
- the nkain2 gene encoding sodium/potassium-transporting ATPase subunit beta-1-interacting protein 2 isoform X3, giving the protein MTFNISMHRSWWMENGPGCKVTPVTPPPSWAPEDHRYISIAGCALEYQYVEVAHSSVQIVLALAGFIYACYVVKLISEEEDSFDFIGGFDSYGYQGPQKTSHLQLQPMYMSK